In Deinococcus sp. QL22, the following are encoded in one genomic region:
- a CDS encoding aminotransferase class V-fold PLP-dependent enzyme, translating into MDFASLRADLIGTDTLIRTPFGPRRVTYADYVASGRALRSIEERVQTLALPLYANTHTEDSATGAQTTHLAHQAAEYVKGQLGGDATCKLVYCGSGSTAAVRRLQDILGLSVPEAHRAATLNTMPAHERPVVFVGPYEHHSNEVSWRETLAEVVEVPLCERGNLDLDALVTLLKAPEFVRRPKIGSFSAASNVTGLLTDTRTVARILHANGAFACFDFAASGPYVQIDMKPGKADGYDAVFLSPHKFVGGPGTPGLLCFQEHLYRLTVPSTAGGGTVRYVSRTKHAYIDDIEAREDAGTPAILGKIRTALAFKVKEELGVKALTAREHELFSRAMSRLTPNKRVHLLGNPEAPRLAFLSFLIRTESGAFLHPRFVVRLLNDLFGIQARGGCACAGPYGHVLLGIDEERSERYLNCVLGEMDGLKPGWTRLNLAPWATDVEIEFLLDAIEFVAACGERFLSLYHFNWGSGAWTHEADTAPLDLFGDARPERSGGDVPYEAYLAEAEARVAALVPDLEQRSIPAHIPADLVFFAY; encoded by the coding sequence ATGGACTTTGCCTCGCTGCGTGCTGACTTGATCGGAACGGACACCCTGATTCGCACCCCGTTCGGGCCTCGCCGCGTGACTTATGCCGACTACGTGGCGTCCGGGCGGGCGCTGCGCAGCATAGAGGAGCGGGTGCAAACGCTGGCGCTGCCGCTGTATGCCAACACCCACACCGAGGACAGCGCGACAGGTGCACAGACCACGCATCTGGCGCATCAGGCCGCCGAATACGTGAAGGGGCAACTGGGCGGCGACGCTACCTGCAAGCTGGTGTACTGCGGATCGGGGAGTACGGCGGCGGTGAGGCGGCTACAAGACATTCTGGGCCTCAGCGTGCCGGAAGCCCACCGCGCCGCCACCCTGAACACCATGCCTGCCCACGAGCGCCCGGTGGTGTTCGTTGGCCCCTACGAGCACCACAGCAACGAGGTCAGTTGGCGGGAAACGTTGGCGGAAGTGGTGGAAGTCCCGCTGTGCGAGCGCGGCAATCTTGATCTGGATGCGCTGGTGACGCTGCTGAAGGCCCCAGAGTTTGTGCGTCGGCCCAAGATCGGTTCCTTCAGCGCGGCCAGCAACGTGACTGGCCTGCTGACCGATACGCGCACGGTGGCCCGAATCTTGCACGCGAATGGGGCGTTTGCCTGCTTCGACTTTGCGGCCAGTGGCCCCTATGTGCAGATCGATATGAAGCCCGGCAAGGCAGACGGTTACGACGCGGTTTTTCTCAGCCCGCATAAGTTCGTCGGTGGCCCCGGCACGCCCGGCTTGCTGTGCTTTCAGGAGCATCTGTATCGCCTGACGGTTCCGAGTACGGCGGGCGGCGGCACAGTGCGCTACGTGAGCCGCACCAAGCACGCTTACATAGACGACATCGAGGCCCGTGAGGACGCCGGAACGCCCGCCATTCTGGGCAAAATTCGCACCGCGCTGGCCTTCAAAGTCAAAGAGGAGTTGGGTGTGAAGGCGCTGACGGCGCGTGAACACGAGTTGTTTTCACGCGCCATGTCGCGCCTGACCCCCAACAAGCGCGTACATCTGCTGGGCAACCCAGAGGCTCCACGGCTGGCCTTCCTATCGTTCCTGATCCGCACCGAGTCGGGCGCGTTCCTGCATCCCCGCTTCGTGGTGCGCCTGCTGAACGACCTGTTCGGCATTCAGGCACGGGGCGGGTGCGCCTGTGCCGGGCCATACGGTCATGTGCTGCTGGGCATAGATGAGGAACGCAGCGAGCGCTACCTGAACTGCGTCTTGGGTGAGATGGACGGCCTGAAACCCGGCTGGACGCGCCTGAACCTCGCACCCTGGGCCACCGACGTGGAAATAGAGTTTTTGCTGGACGCTATAGAGTTCGTGGCGGCATGCGGCGAACGGTTTTTATCGCTGTATCACTTCAATTGGGGTTCCGGCGCGTGGACGCATGAGGCCGACACTGCCCCGCTGGATTTGTTTGGCGACGCCCGCCCAGAGCGCAGTGGGGGAGACGTGCCCTACGAGGCGTATCTGGCCGAAGCTGAGGCGCGGGTGGCGGCCCTCGTGCCCGATCTGGAGCAGAGAAGTATTCCGGCGCATATTCCGGCAGACTTGGTGTTTTTCGCGTATTGA
- the mnmG gene encoding tRNA uridine-5-carboxymethylaminomethyl(34) synthesis enzyme MnmG — translation MSGVQTGWNVIVIGGGHAGLEAAWAAAKYARVALLVGNPSTIGRMPCNPAVGGPGKSQLVFEVQALGGLMGQLADATAIHTRVLNASKGPAVQSLRVQNERDAYAEYAQDVILGHSGLDVVRGEAADLESDGQGGWWVITTDGRRLAARSVVIAAGTFMRAVTWYGRQSRPEGRQGEPPSRFLSEPLARAGHVLKRYKTGTPPRVRADAVRFEDLLEIPADPNPRGFTGQPGPRATRSPTWQTYTTPETHRLIQENLHESPMYAGDIEGLGPRYCPSIEDKVVRFAHHDRHLLFVEPDGIETSEVYLQGFSSSLPPHLQDRLVRTLPGFEQAVIQRYAYAVEYDVVDSTELTLNLESRQLPGVFTAGQINGTSGYEEAAAQGLVAGTAAARRAEGLPEQFIGRETGYLGVMLDDLVFKGSDEPYRMMTSRVEHRLLMRQDNADERLTPLGHELGLVDEGERDRVAAKYGRVADAVAELNRQRVQGHTGDAWLRRPEFTLPDVEALGFTLPALDATEREALEIRVKYAGYIARAETQLKSEGRARELSLAGVDFAGIIALSNEAREKLGRVRPLTVEQAARVPGVRHADISALLVHLKRQTI, via the coding sequence ATGAGCGGCGTGCAGACGGGATGGAACGTAATCGTAATCGGGGGCGGCCACGCGGGGTTGGAAGCGGCGTGGGCGGCGGCCAAATATGCGCGGGTGGCGCTGTTGGTCGGCAATCCTTCGACCATTGGCCGGATGCCCTGCAACCCGGCAGTGGGCGGCCCTGGCAAAAGCCAACTGGTCTTTGAAGTTCAGGCGCTGGGCGGCCTGATGGGACAACTGGCCGACGCCACCGCCATCCATACCCGCGTGTTGAACGCCAGCAAGGGGCCGGCGGTGCAGTCGCTCCGGGTGCAAAATGAGCGCGATGCCTACGCCGAATACGCGCAGGACGTGATTCTGGGACACAGCGGCCTAGATGTGGTGCGTGGAGAGGCCGCCGATCTGGAGAGCGACGGGCAGGGCGGCTGGTGGGTCATCACGACGGACGGGCGCAGGCTGGCGGCCCGCAGCGTGGTCATCGCGGCAGGCACCTTTATGCGGGCGGTGACGTGGTACGGACGCCAATCCCGCCCCGAAGGACGACAGGGCGAACCGCCTTCCCGTTTCTTGTCGGAGCCGTTGGCGCGGGCCGGACATGTGCTGAAGCGCTATAAAACGGGGACGCCGCCACGTGTACGGGCCGACGCAGTTCGCTTTGAAGACCTTCTGGAGATTCCCGCTGACCCCAACCCACGCGGCTTTACGGGGCAGCCCGGCCCACGCGCTACCCGCTCCCCCACTTGGCAGACCTACACCACCCCCGAAACCCACCGTCTGATTCAGGAAAACTTGCACGAGTCGCCGATGTACGCCGGAGACATCGAGGGCCTAGGGCCGCGCTATTGCCCCAGCATTGAGGACAAGGTGGTGCGGTTTGCCCACCATGACCGCCATCTGCTGTTTGTGGAACCCGATGGTATAGAAACGAGTGAGGTGTATTTGCAGGGCTTCAGCTCCTCGCTGCCGCCGCATCTGCAAGACCGTCTGGTACGTACCTTACCCGGCTTTGAACAAGCCGTAATTCAGCGCTACGCCTACGCCGTGGAATACGATGTGGTGGATTCCACCGAATTGACCCTGAATCTCGAATCTCGCCAGTTGCCTGGAGTCTTCACGGCGGGGCAGATCAACGGCACCAGTGGCTATGAGGAAGCCGCCGCCCAGGGCCTGGTGGCCGGAACTGCCGCCGCCCGCCGCGCCGAAGGCTTGCCCGAGCAGTTTATTGGCCGCGAGACAGGGTATCTAGGCGTGATGCTGGACGATCTGGTGTTCAAAGGGAGCGACGAACCCTACCGCATGATGACCAGCCGCGTAGAACACCGCCTGCTGATGCGGCAGGACAACGCCGACGAACGCCTGACGCCGCTGGGGCATGAACTGGGCTTGGTAGATGAGGGCGAGCGAGACCGTGTGGCCGCCAAATACGGGCGAGTGGCCGACGCTGTGGCCGAGTTGAATCGCCAGCGCGTACAGGGCCACACAGGGGATGCCTGGTTGCGCCGCCCGGAATTCACACTGCCGGATGTGGAGGCGTTAGGCTTCACTTTGCCTGCGCTGGACGCCACCGAGCGGGAAGCACTGGAAATACGGGTGAAATATGCAGGCTACATCGCACGCGCTGAAACCCAGCTGAAGTCGGAAGGGCGGGCGCGGGAACTGAGTCTGGCGGGCGTAGATTTTGCGGGAATCATCGCTCTGTCGAACGAAGCCCGCGAGAAGCTGGGCCGGGTGCGTCCCTTGACCGTGGAACAAGCGGCCCGCGTGCCGGGTGTGCGCCACGCCGACATCAGCGCCCTGCTGGTGCACCTGAAACGTCAAACGATCTGA
- the rsmG gene encoding 16S rRNA (guanine(527)-N(7))-methyltransferase RsmG, with protein MTPEGQDLLLRGGDALGLDLTPHLPAFAELLRLLLEGSARTNLTALKEEPDIILKHFVDSLTCLQGGYLHGVHRVIDLGTGAGFPALPLAIVQPDLQLVPVDSTRKKIEFVAATAAALGLTNVNPLVGRAEELGQDPEHRQRYDRVVVRAVAALPILAELALPLLRENGLLVAQKGPISNEELNAGRRASGEVGGKVQVVDPFTLPILGDARTLIVIEKLKPTPAKYPRRPGVPNHQPLFWNGNT; from the coding sequence ATGACACCCGAAGGCCAAGACCTGTTGCTGCGGGGCGGCGACGCGCTGGGGCTAGACCTCACGCCGCATCTGCCCGCTTTTGCCGAACTGCTGAGGCTGTTGCTGGAAGGCTCGGCCCGCACCAACCTCACCGCACTCAAGGAAGAGCCCGACATCATCCTCAAGCACTTCGTGGATTCGCTGACCTGTCTGCAAGGTGGCTATCTGCACGGCGTTCACCGGGTCATAGACCTGGGCACAGGCGCGGGCTTTCCTGCCTTGCCACTGGCTATCGTGCAGCCTGACCTGCAACTGGTTCCGGTGGATTCCACCCGCAAAAAGATAGAGTTTGTGGCCGCCACCGCCGCTGCACTGGGCCTGACCAACGTGAATCCTTTGGTGGGCCGCGCCGAGGAACTGGGCCAAGATCCCGAACACCGCCAACGCTATGACCGCGTAGTCGTGCGTGCCGTGGCCGCCCTGCCAATCCTGGCAGAACTGGCCCTGCCTCTGCTCCGCGAAAACGGCTTGCTGGTGGCGCAAAAAGGCCCGATCAGCAATGAGGAACTGAACGCGGGCCGCCGTGCATCGGGAGAAGTGGGCGGCAAAGTGCAAGTGGTTGACCCCTTCACGCTGCCGATTCTGGGCGACGCCCGCACTCTGATCGTGATTGAGAAGCTGAAGCCGACCCCCGCCAAATATCCCCGGCGTCCGGGCGTACCGAACCATCAACCGCTCTTCTGGAACGGCAATACGTGA
- a CDS encoding ParA family protein yields MKTIGVVNQKGGVGKTTTAINLAAYLAAGGRRVLLLDMDPQGNATSGLGLRGATEGLYEALGEPGRVAEWTRTTDQAGLDVLPATPDLAGAGVELAEDPDALTRLLASVKGYDLVLIDAPPSLGPLTVNVLAAADALLIPLQAEYYALEGLAGLMETVHRVQGGLNPRLKVLGVALTMFDGRTNLAQEVETMVRQHFGELVFWSVIPRNVRLSEAPSFAKPINAFAPLSSGAAAYKRLAEEVMQRVEKI; encoded by the coding sequence GTGAAGACCATCGGCGTGGTCAATCAAAAAGGTGGGGTAGGCAAGACGACCACTGCCATCAATCTGGCCGCCTACCTCGCGGCGGGCGGGCGGCGCGTGCTGCTGCTGGACATGGATCCTCAGGGCAACGCCACGAGCGGGCTGGGTCTACGCGGAGCCACCGAAGGGCTGTATGAAGCACTGGGTGAACCGGGCCGGGTGGCCGAATGGACGCGCACCACCGATCAGGCGGGGCTGGACGTGTTGCCCGCCACACCTGATCTGGCAGGCGCAGGCGTGGAACTGGCCGAAGATCCGGACGCCCTGACACGACTATTGGCGAGTGTGAAGGGCTACGACCTGGTGCTGATAGACGCGCCGCCCAGCCTTGGCCCGCTGACCGTCAATGTACTGGCCGCTGCCGACGCTCTGCTGATTCCCTTACAGGCCGAGTATTACGCGCTGGAAGGACTGGCAGGCCTGATGGAAACTGTGCATCGCGTGCAGGGCGGCCTCAATCCGCGCCTGAAGGTGCTGGGCGTGGCCCTGACCATGTTCGACGGGCGTACCAATCTGGCACAGGAAGTGGAGACGATGGTGCGGCAGCATTTTGGGGAACTGGTGTTCTGGTCGGTCATTCCACGCAATGTCAGGTTGTCGGAAGCGCCCAGCTTTGCCAAGCCCATCAACGCTTTTGCGCCCCTGTCGAGCGGCGCGGCGGCCTACAAACGGCTTGCCGAAGAGGTGATGCAGCGTGTCGAAAAAATCTAG
- the parB gene encoding ParB/RepB/Spo0J family partition protein ParB: MSKKSSLGRGLDALLGKPQAEIASLTGVQTLRLDRIVQAAYQPRQVFAAEGLAELAQSIREKGVLQPLLVRPRGDAFEIVAGERRWRASQLAGLTELPVIIRDLADREALEIAIVENLQREDLGPLEEARAYQALLDHGLNQEGVAQAVGKGRSTVSNALRLLTLGDAALRALDSGEITASHARAILAQPAVNRDWALEQIVSRGLNVRDAEALNREAKAGKAAAHTPIPVNPPRTYRQLELDLSRRTGTRVRITGEDKGRVELNYGSREELDRILELLGFAAEE; the protein is encoded by the coding sequence GTGTCGAAAAAATCTAGCCTTGGGCGCGGTCTGGACGCTCTGCTGGGTAAGCCTCAAGCTGAAATTGCCAGCCTGACCGGAGTGCAGACCCTGCGCCTGGACCGGATCGTGCAGGCGGCGTACCAACCCCGGCAGGTGTTTGCCGCCGAAGGGTTGGCGGAACTGGCCCAGAGCATCCGTGAAAAGGGCGTGCTGCAACCCCTGCTGGTGCGCCCACGCGGCGACGCCTTCGAGATTGTGGCCGGCGAGCGGCGTTGGCGGGCCAGCCAGCTTGCAGGCCTGACTGAACTCCCAGTGATTATCCGGGATCTGGCAGACCGCGAGGCGCTGGAAATTGCGATTGTAGAGAACTTACAGCGCGAAGATCTGGGGCCGCTGGAAGAAGCGCGGGCCTATCAGGCGTTGCTGGATCATGGGCTGAATCAGGAAGGGGTGGCGCAGGCGGTAGGCAAAGGCCGCAGCACCGTTTCTAACGCACTGCGCCTGCTGACGCTGGGTGACGCCGCGCTGCGGGCGCTGGACAGCGGAGAAATTACCGCCAGTCATGCTCGCGCTATCCTCGCGCAGCCTGCCGTAAACCGCGATTGGGCGCTGGAACAGATCGTGTCGCGTGGCCTGAACGTGCGTGACGCCGAAGCTCTGAATCGGGAAGCCAAAGCTGGGAAGGCGGCGGCCCATACGCCTATTCCGGTCAATCCCCCGCGCACTTACCGCCAACTGGAATTGGATTTAAGCCGCCGCACGGGGACACGTGTACGGATCACAGGGGAAGACAAGGGACGCGTGGAACTGAACTACGGCTCACGCGAGGAGCTTGACCGGATTCTGGAACTGCTTGGATTCGCCGCTGAGGAATAG
- a CDS encoding VanW family protein — protein sequence MSAVLGAALLGGAVAQTAAQIDTPPIAVPPVAQPTPTPPAAPAPIVIPVLPLPPTPPGVTPPAPPPIPVPPVEVPPEVVPPAPPTEPMPEPVPTPPADPAQPAPTPPEPSVKVTPPRTAPLLITVRAEWPALVDGKKTTLPFTRTLTVSAARVTQLRQRGGSISASLEADLKKFVADLPSKPENARFEELWDGWSIVQRNGLIINMDKTRASIETVLKNPQGVQASVIVSGQVAPERTLNFFVSRGITQHLGTGETNYYGSSPARVTNIHVGASRFKDRLIEGKVFSFNQAVGAINTQNGFVTGLVISGERTVDGVGGGICQVSTTVFRTLYGAGLTATQRQNHSYQVRYYDPSGLDAAVYQPTLDLKFANDTGGALWFQTDWNDEEARLSIAVFGKARDYTVEVGTPRTLATRASPVDRLISDSTLPAGQRKQVDWAAPGATLEVTRKFIRNGQTFKQDTLRSVYRPWPNIFLVGTRR from the coding sequence ATGAGTGCGGTATTGGGTGCGGCACTCTTGGGCGGCGCGGTGGCGCAGACGGCAGCGCAGATAGATACACCGCCCATTGCTGTGCCGCCTGTGGCGCAACCCACGCCGACGCCGCCCGCTGCACCCGCGCCAATCGTGATTCCGGTGTTGCCTCTGCCGCCCACGCCTCCCGGTGTTACGCCGCCTGCTCCTCCACCTATACCCGTTCCACCTGTAGAAGTGCCCCCAGAAGTCGTGCCGCCCGCACCACCCACAGAGCCGATGCCGGAGCCTGTGCCGACTCCGCCCGCCGACCCTGCCCAGCCCGCACCCACGCCCCCGGAACCCAGCGTGAAGGTCACGCCCCCCCGCACCGCGCCGCTGCTGATCACGGTGCGTGCCGAGTGGCCTGCGCTGGTCGACGGCAAAAAAACCACGTTGCCCTTCACCCGTACCCTGACTGTTTCCGCTGCGCGGGTGACCCAGTTGCGGCAGCGTGGGGGCAGCATCAGTGCTTCCCTGGAAGCCGACCTGAAGAAATTTGTGGCCGATCTGCCCTCCAAACCTGAAAATGCCCGCTTTGAAGAGCTGTGGGACGGCTGGTCTATCGTGCAGCGCAACGGCCTGATCATCAATATGGACAAGACCCGCGCCAGCATCGAAACAGTGTTGAAAAACCCGCAGGGCGTGCAGGCCAGCGTGATCGTGTCTGGACAGGTAGCCCCGGAGCGCACGCTGAATTTCTTTGTCTCACGCGGGATTACGCAGCACTTGGGCACCGGCGAAACCAACTACTACGGCAGCAGCCCAGCCCGTGTCACCAATATTCACGTCGGCGCGTCGCGCTTCAAAGACCGCCTGATCGAGGGCAAGGTCTTCTCGTTCAATCAGGCCGTAGGCGCGATCAACACCCAAAACGGCTTCGTGACTGGGTTGGTCATTTCTGGCGAACGCACCGTCGACGGCGTGGGCGGCGGCATCTGTCAGGTCAGTACCACTGTGTTTCGTACCCTCTACGGCGCGGGCTTGACAGCCACCCAGCGCCAGAATCACTCGTACCAGGTGCGCTACTACGATCCTTCGGGCCTCGACGCAGCGGTATACCAGCCCACACTCGACCTGAAATTTGCCAACGATACAGGCGGCGCACTCTGGTTCCAGACCGACTGGAACGATGAAGAAGCCCGCCTGAGCATCGCCGTGTTCGGCAAGGCCCGTGACTACACGGTAGAGGTCGGCACGCCCCGCACTCTCGCCACCCGCGCCTCGCCCGTCGACCGCCTGATTTCCGATTCCACCCTGCCCGCCGGACAGCGCAAACAAGTCGACTGGGCGGCCCCCGGAGCCACGTTAGAAGTCACCCGCAAATTTATCCGCAATGGGCAAACTTTCAAACAGGACACCCTGCGGAGTGTGTATCGCCCTTGGCCCAACATCTTCTTGGTCGGCACGCGCCGATAA
- a CDS encoding YpdA family putative bacillithiol disulfide reductase produces MSGLIDVAIVGAGPVGLAAAIACKRAGLSYVVLEKGCVVNAIFEYPTYMTFFTTAPELEIGNHPMVTGHDKPDRRDALMYYRLVTQREELNVEQYTTVTEIHAAPAGFTLEIEARDGTPGVVEARRVIVATGYYDNPLHLGIPGEDGDNVSHYYTEAHPFMGLNVTVIGAGNSAADAALDLWRGGAKVTMVVRAPELKSTIKYWVRPDLENRIKEGSIAAHFNSRVVEILPDMARIERADGSTFELPTHFTFALTGYRPDLSFLDGLNLAQHPDACLVMSDAYESSTPGLFVVGSAGFAGKTNQVFIENGRHHAVAAVAEIGRQLENSALVTR; encoded by the coding sequence ATGAGTGGTCTGATAGATGTGGCAATCGTGGGCGCTGGCCCGGTGGGACTCGCGGCAGCTATCGCCTGCAAACGGGCTGGCCTGAGTTACGTGGTGCTGGAAAAGGGCTGCGTGGTCAACGCCATTTTTGAGTACCCCACCTACATGACGTTTTTTACCACCGCCCCTGAACTGGAAATCGGCAATCATCCGATGGTGACGGGCCACGACAAGCCGGATCGCCGCGACGCCCTGATGTACTACCGCCTTGTGACGCAGCGCGAGGAATTGAACGTGGAGCAGTACACCACCGTGACCGAGATTCACGCGGCCCCGGCAGGCTTCACGCTGGAAATCGAGGCACGGGACGGCACCCCCGGCGTGGTGGAAGCGCGGCGCGTGATCGTGGCGACGGGCTACTACGACAATCCCCTGCACCTCGGCATTCCCGGCGAGGACGGCGACAACGTGTCGCACTATTACACCGAGGCGCACCCGTTTATGGGCCTCAACGTGACCGTAATCGGTGCGGGCAACAGCGCCGCCGACGCCGCCCTTGATCTGTGGCGCGGCGGGGCGAAGGTGACGATGGTGGTGCGTGCGCCCGAACTCAAATCCACCATCAAATATTGGGTACGCCCTGACCTGGAGAACCGGATCAAGGAAGGCAGCATCGCCGCACATTTCAACTCACGGGTGGTCGAAATCCTGCCTGACATGGCACGAATCGAGCGGGCCGATGGCAGCACGTTTGAACTCCCCACCCATTTCACTTTTGCCCTGACCGGCTACCGTCCCGACCTCAGTTTTCTGGACGGTTTGAATCTGGCGCAGCACCCAGACGCCTGCTTGGTCATGTCAGATGCGTACGAAAGCAGCACGCCGGGCCTGTTCGTGGTAGGTAGCGCGGGCTTTGCAGGCAAGACCAATCAGGTATTTATTGAAAACGGACGGCATCATGCGGTGGCAGCGGTGGCCGAGATTGGCCGGCAACTGGAAAACTCAGCCTTGGTCACTCGCTAA
- the fumC gene encoding class II fumarate hydratase, producing MTDTRQPSTRTESDTMGKLEVASDRYWGAQTERSIHNFPIGRDTFVWGRPVIQALGILKKGAAQANADLGELPQDVADLIVRAADEVIAGTLDSHFPLVVFQTGSGTQSNMNANEVISNRAIELAGGVLGSKAPVHPNDHVNRGQSSNDTFPTAMHIAVVLELNHRLYGSVGKLRGTLHAKAGQHAGLVKVGRTHLQDATPITLGQEIGGWVAQLDYALAEVKHAEAGLYDLAIGGTAVGTGLNAHPKFGDLAAQKYEAETGFPFRSAENKFAALSAHDALVQTSAALRTLAGALMKMANDVRWLASGPRNGIGEIVIPENEPGSSIMPGKVNPTQSEALTMVATRVFGNDATVAFAGSQGNFQLNVFKPVMVHAVLESIRLIADASLAFNDNCAVGIEPNLAKIEENLSINLMQVTALNKHIGYDKAAAIAKKAHKEGSSLREAAVALGYVTDEEFTAWVIPLEMTHN from the coding sequence ATGACCGACACCCGCCAACCTTCAACCCGCACCGAGTCCGACACGATGGGCAAGCTGGAAGTCGCCTCTGACCGGTATTGGGGCGCACAGACCGAGCGCAGCATTCACAATTTCCCGATCGGGCGCGATACGTTCGTGTGGGGCCGACCCGTTATTCAGGCATTGGGGATTTTGAAAAAGGGCGCAGCGCAGGCCAATGCCGACCTGGGCGAATTGCCGCAGGATGTGGCCGATCTGATCGTGCGGGCCGCCGATGAAGTGATCGCGGGCACGCTGGACAGCCATTTTCCGCTGGTGGTGTTTCAGACCGGAAGCGGCACCCAGAGCAACATGAACGCCAACGAGGTGATTTCCAACCGCGCCATAGAACTGGCGGGCGGCGTGCTGGGCAGCAAAGCGCCCGTCCATCCTAACGACCACGTGAACCGGGGCCAGAGCAGCAACGACACCTTTCCCACCGCCATGCACATCGCCGTGGTGCTGGAACTGAACCACCGCCTGTACGGCAGCGTGGGCAAATTGCGCGGCACCCTGCACGCCAAAGCCGGGCAACACGCCGGACTGGTGAAGGTGGGGCGCACGCACCTGCAAGACGCCACGCCCATCACGCTGGGCCAGGAAATCGGCGGCTGGGTGGCCCAACTGGACTACGCATTGGCCGAAGTGAAACACGCCGAAGCGGGCCTATACGACCTTGCCATCGGCGGTACGGCAGTCGGCACAGGCCTGAACGCGCACCCCAAATTTGGCGACCTGGCCGCGCAGAAATATGAGGCAGAAACGGGCTTCCCCTTCCGCTCGGCAGAGAACAAATTTGCAGCCCTGAGCGCCCACGACGCGCTGGTGCAGACCTCGGCGGCGTTGCGCACTCTGGCAGGCGCACTGATGAAAATGGCGAACGACGTGCGCTGGCTTGCCAGTGGCCCCCGCAACGGCATCGGCGAAATTGTGATTCCCGAAAACGAACCCGGCTCCAGCATCATGCCCGGCAAGGTGAACCCGACCCAGAGCGAGGCGCTGACGATGGTGGCGACCCGCGTGTTTGGCAACGACGCGACGGTGGCCTTTGCGGGCAGTCAGGGCAATTTTCAACTGAACGTGTTCAAGCCCGTGATGGTTCACGCCGTGCTGGAAAGCATTCGCCTGATTGCCGATGCCAGCCTCGCCTTCAACGACAACTGCGCGGTGGGCATAGAGCCGAACCTCGCCAAGATTGAAGAAAACCTGAGCATCAACCTGATGCAGGTCACGGCGCTGAACAAGCACATCGGGTACGACAAGGCCGCTGCCATTGCCAAAAAAGCGCACAAGGAAGGCAGCAGCCTGCGCGAAGCGGCAGTGGCACTGGGTTACGTCACTGACGAAGAATTTACGGCGTGGGTGATTCCGCTGGAGATGACGCACAACTGA
- a CDS encoding antibiotic biosynthesis monooxygenase, whose product MPAAEPAALFPVQVQYVEARDNGDGLVATALSAHLHTLQSQPGFLGAELLVSPAQPGLLLIASRWACPAPQLALPAGAKSWVFEVQESRGAVSSE is encoded by the coding sequence ATGCCCGCTGCTGAGCCTGCCGCCCTATTCCCCGTTCAGGTGCAGTATGTCGAAGCCCGCGATAACGGCGACGGCCTGGTGGCTACGGCCCTCAGCGCCCATCTGCACACGTTGCAGTCCCAACCCGGATTCTTGGGCGCAGAATTGCTGGTTAGTCCCGCCCAACCGGGATTGCTGCTGATTGCCAGCCGGTGGGCTTGCCCCGCGCCCCAGCTTGCGCTACCTGCCGGGGCCAAATCGTGGGTGTTCGAGGTGCAGGAATCGCGGGGTGCCGTGAGCAGTGAATAG